In a single window of the Flavobacterium ammoniigenes genome:
- a CDS encoding DUF5606 domain-containing protein yields MNIEKILAISGKPGLYELKIQTRTGFVAESLLDGKKITVNLKANVSLLSEISIYTYEAEKPLAEILNTIAKKEKNGPAISHKEDAATLAAYFKEILPDYDEERVYGSDIKKVLNWYNLLQSKGMVKDEAPKASSKEESVTEEKPKKAKAKKA; encoded by the coding sequence ATGAATATCGAAAAAATACTAGCTATCTCTGGTAAACCAGGTTTGTACGAATTGAAAATCCAAACCCGTACTGGTTTTGTCGCCGAATCTTTATTAGATGGCAAAAAAATCACCGTGAATTTAAAAGCGAACGTGAGTTTGTTATCAGAAATTTCAATTTATACCTATGAGGCTGAAAAACCTTTGGCTGAAATTTTAAATACTATTGCAAAAAAAGAAAAAAACGGTCCTGCCATTTCTCATAAAGAAGATGCAGCTACTTTAGCAGCTTATTTCAAAGAAATCTTACCAGATTATGATGAAGAAAGAGTCTATGGTTCAGATATCAAAAAAGTATTGAATTGGTACAATTTGTTGCAATCTAAAGGAATGGTTAAGGATGAAGCACCTAAAGCTTCAAGTAAAGAAGAATCAGTTACTGAAGAAAAGCCTAAAAAAGCAAAAGCTAAAAAAGCCTAA
- the mazG gene encoding nucleoside triphosphate pyrophosphohydrolase: MNSRATQLQAFDRLLTIMDELRAQCPWDKKQTLQSLRHLTIEETYELGDAILNNDLEEVKKELGDLLLHLVFYAKIGSETQDFDIADVCNAICDKLIHRHPHIYSDVQVKDEEEVKQNWEKLKLKEGKKSVLEGVPKGLPALVKASRIQDKVKGVGFDWEESHQVWDKVQEELHELQVEVAAGNQDKMEAEFGDVLFSMINYARFLDINPEDALERTNKKFITRFQYLESKAVEMGNPLMDMTLAEMDVFWNEAKQL, translated from the coding sequence ATGAATTCAAGAGCAACACAACTTCAGGCCTTCGATAGACTATTAACCATCATGGACGAATTGCGTGCCCAATGCCCTTGGGACAAAAAGCAAACCTTACAAAGTTTGCGCCACCTAACGATTGAGGAAACCTATGAATTGGGCGATGCTATTTTAAATAATGATTTGGAAGAAGTCAAGAAAGAATTAGGTGACCTGCTATTGCATCTTGTTTTTTACGCTAAAATTGGAAGCGAAACTCAAGATTTCGATATCGCTGATGTGTGTAATGCCATTTGCGACAAGCTAATTCATCGTCATCCTCATATATATAGTGATGTCCAAGTAAAAGATGAAGAAGAAGTAAAGCAAAACTGGGAAAAACTCAAATTGAAAGAAGGGAAAAAATCAGTTTTAGAAGGGGTACCAAAAGGACTGCCGGCCTTGGTCAAAGCAAGCCGTATTCAAGACAAAGTGAAAGGTGTTGGTTTTGATTGGGAAGAATCGCATCAAGTTTGGGATAAAGTACAAGAGGAATTACACGAATTACAAGTGGAGGTTGCCGCTGGAAACCAAGATAAAATGGAAGCTGAATTTGGCGATGTATTATTCTCTATGATTAACTATGCTCGCTTTTTAGATATTAATCCCGAGGATGCTTTGGAACGAACCAATAAAAAATTCATTACTAGATTTCAATATTTAGAAAGTAAAGCAGTCGAAATGGGAAATCCATTGATGGATATGACTTTGGCTGAAATGGATGTGTTTTGGAACGAGGCGAAGCAATTATAA